A portion of the Caenorhabditis elegans chromosome III genome contains these proteins:
- the F09F7.5 gene encoding CRIB domain-containing protein (Confirmed by transcript evidence), protein MPNDLPLLPPKNQHKHLDKTMISLPSDFRHLAHVGPMGSSEIENLRTSDNVIDTVNESSYYIRPSSSNSTLRSQRKEKDRVGLDDAFPSASKSEEEVEVVRGYENQPTSHQYINIAPPRPSKKNYKAPAPPTPPPQNSKPNLIFNAQDDEEETSEISEQPVVFRSISHTSNISTHIAPPPKIQTADRIVAPKPNSLVIERPGDLGGAFSFGLDDCIPIVKSTPPLNTLSPLHRPLAIPKNQEETPILSPASPPDDSNYMSTIRSTSVQGRKILDELDDWLDDLDDLDRDQLSTISTDESGYPTLALEKDRAFMKHLVEKYELGVAPETIRLRKKKGPAPKAPSLPPDLSSPTFQAPGFIPAFSARPVSMPPNRPPPSYEAPSFDAPEAPGTVLINGRALTKQNALDLRSSDESGVPPAIARFLYDKRIKSATMPMSIGRMTSSSGNTDVSTTSSRSNADTVSSILSTVGEDDDVEVLKRDREVEEEFVPPVPKPRSRKTVSTEPLKEEEEENVEEEIKGENVIGEEFQVVGDTKINDEQEDRVEATKDKINDAFIMLPPPSAAAMIPSDSESEDDDNFIITRF, encoded by the exons GCATTTGGCTCATGTCGGTCCAATGGGATcatcggaaattgaaaatcttcgGACGAGCGATAATGTGATTGATACGGTTAATGAAAG CAGCTACTACATAAGACCCTCCTCGTCGAATAGTACACTCCGATCgcagagaaaagaaaaagat AGAGTTGGACTAGATGATGCTTTCCCATCAGcttcaaaaagtgaagaagAGGTTGAAGTTGTCAGAGGTTACGAGAATCAACCAACATCCCACCAATACATAAATATTGCTCCACCACGTCCGagcaagaaaaattataaggCTCCAGCTCCCCCTACTCCTCCTCCACA GAACAGCAAGCCGAATTTGATCTTCAACGCCCAAGACGACGAGGAGGAAACATCAGAAATCTCAGAGCAACCTGTAGTTTTTCG gtcaatCTCCCACACTTCGAATATCTCAACACACATAGCTCCACCTCCAAAAATCCAAACCGCCGACCGAATCGTTGCACCGAAGCCTAACTCTCTGGTGATCGAAAGACCGGGTGATCTTGGTGGTGCTTTTAGTTTCGGTCTCGATGATTGCATTCCAATTGTTAAAAGTACACCACCTCTCAATACACTTTCTCCGTTGCATCGGCCTTTGGCAATCCCGAAGAATCAGGAGGAGACACCGATATTGAGTCCGGCGAGTCCGCCGGATGACTCGAATTATATGTCAACTATTCGGAGCACATCCGTTCAAGGGAGAAAGATCTTGGATGAGCTTGACGATTGGTTGGATGACCTGGATGATCTCGATAGGGATCAATTATCCACAATCAGTACTGACGAATCGGGTTATCCGACGCTTGCACTAGAAAAAGATCGGGCTTTTATGAAGCATTTGGTGGAGAAGTATGAGTTGGGGGTAGCTCCAGAGACAATTAGACTTCGGAAGAAAAAAGGACCGGCTCCAAAAGCTCCAAGCCTCCCTCCAGACCTCTCCTCTCCAACATTCCAAGCTCCAGGATTTATTCCTGCGTTCTCCGCTCGGCCTGTGAGTATGCCTCCCAACCGACCACCTCCCTCATATGAAGCTCCAAGCTTTGATGCTCCCGAAGCTCCTGGTACAGTATTAATCAATGGAAGAGCCTTGACAAAGCAAAATGCGCTAGACCTCCGCTCAAGTGACGAAAGTGGAGTACCTCCTGCAATTGCCAGGTTCTTATATGATAAGAGGATCAAGTCAGCAACAATGCCAATGTCCATCGGAAGAATGACGTCTTCATCTGGGAACACGGATGTTTCCACTACCTCGTCAAGATCAAATGCAGATACTGTGTCAAGTATTCTGTCGACGGTTGGGGAGGATGATGATGTGGAAGTTCTGAAAAGGGATCGGGAAGTTGAAGAAGAGTTTGTACCGCCCGTGCCAAAGCCGAGGAGCAGAAAGACG GTCTCAACGGAACCGttaaaagaagaagaagaagaaaatgtcGAAGAGGAGATAAAGGGCGAAAACGTGATTGGGGAGGAGTTTCAAGTGGTGGgagatacaaaaataaatgatgaACAAGAAGATCGGGTGGAAGCGACAAAAGACAAG attaatgaCGCTTTCATCATGCTTCCACCACCTTCAGCAGCCGCAATGATCCCATCAGATTCAGAATCCGAAGACGACGATAATTTCATTATTACtcgattttaa
- the F09F7.5 gene encoding CRIB domain-containing protein (Confirmed by transcript evidence): MPNDLPLLPPKNQHKHLDKTMISLPSDFRHLAHVGPMGSSEIENLRTSDNVIDTVNESYYIRPSSSNSTLRSQRKEKDRVGLDDAFPSASKSEEEVEVVRGYENQPTSHQYINIAPPRPSKKNYKAPAPPTPPPQNSKPNLIFNAQDDEEETSEISEQPVVFRSISHTSNISTHIAPPPKIQTADRIVAPKPNSLVIERPGDLGGAFSFGLDDCIPIVKSTPPLNTLSPLHRPLAIPKNQEETPILSPASPPDDSNYMSTIRSTSVQGRKILDELDDWLDDLDDLDRDQLSTISTDESGYPTLALEKDRAFMKHLVEKYELGVAPETIRLRKKKGPAPKAPSLPPDLSSPTFQAPGFIPAFSARPVSMPPNRPPPSYEAPSFDAPEAPGTVLINGRALTKQNALDLRSSDESGVPPAIARFLYDKRIKSATMPMSIGRMTSSSGNTDVSTTSSRSNADTVSSILSTVGEDDDVEVLKRDREVEEEFVPPVPKPRSRKTVSTEPLKEEEEENVEEEIKGENVIGEEFQVVGDTKINDEQEDRVEATKDKINDAFIMLPPPSAAAMIPSDSESEDDDNFIITRF, from the exons GCATTTGGCTCATGTCGGTCCAATGGGATcatcggaaattgaaaatcttcgGACGAGCGATAATGTGATTGATACGGTTAATGAAAG CTACTACATAAGACCCTCCTCGTCGAATAGTACACTCCGATCgcagagaaaagaaaaagat AGAGTTGGACTAGATGATGCTTTCCCATCAGcttcaaaaagtgaagaagAGGTTGAAGTTGTCAGAGGTTACGAGAATCAACCAACATCCCACCAATACATAAATATTGCTCCACCACGTCCGagcaagaaaaattataaggCTCCAGCTCCCCCTACTCCTCCTCCACA GAACAGCAAGCCGAATTTGATCTTCAACGCCCAAGACGACGAGGAGGAAACATCAGAAATCTCAGAGCAACCTGTAGTTTTTCG gtcaatCTCCCACACTTCGAATATCTCAACACACATAGCTCCACCTCCAAAAATCCAAACCGCCGACCGAATCGTTGCACCGAAGCCTAACTCTCTGGTGATCGAAAGACCGGGTGATCTTGGTGGTGCTTTTAGTTTCGGTCTCGATGATTGCATTCCAATTGTTAAAAGTACACCACCTCTCAATACACTTTCTCCGTTGCATCGGCCTTTGGCAATCCCGAAGAATCAGGAGGAGACACCGATATTGAGTCCGGCGAGTCCGCCGGATGACTCGAATTATATGTCAACTATTCGGAGCACATCCGTTCAAGGGAGAAAGATCTTGGATGAGCTTGACGATTGGTTGGATGACCTGGATGATCTCGATAGGGATCAATTATCCACAATCAGTACTGACGAATCGGGTTATCCGACGCTTGCACTAGAAAAAGATCGGGCTTTTATGAAGCATTTGGTGGAGAAGTATGAGTTGGGGGTAGCTCCAGAGACAATTAGACTTCGGAAGAAAAAAGGACCGGCTCCAAAAGCTCCAAGCCTCCCTCCAGACCTCTCCTCTCCAACATTCCAAGCTCCAGGATTTATTCCTGCGTTCTCCGCTCGGCCTGTGAGTATGCCTCCCAACCGACCACCTCCCTCATATGAAGCTCCAAGCTTTGATGCTCCCGAAGCTCCTGGTACAGTATTAATCAATGGAAGAGCCTTGACAAAGCAAAATGCGCTAGACCTCCGCTCAAGTGACGAAAGTGGAGTACCTCCTGCAATTGCCAGGTTCTTATATGATAAGAGGATCAAGTCAGCAACAATGCCAATGTCCATCGGAAGAATGACGTCTTCATCTGGGAACACGGATGTTTCCACTACCTCGTCAAGATCAAATGCAGATACTGTGTCAAGTATTCTGTCGACGGTTGGGGAGGATGATGATGTGGAAGTTCTGAAAAGGGATCGGGAAGTTGAAGAAGAGTTTGTACCGCCCGTGCCAAAGCCGAGGAGCAGAAAGACG GTCTCAACGGAACCGttaaaagaagaagaagaagaaaatgtcGAAGAGGAGATAAAGGGCGAAAACGTGATTGGGGAGGAGTTTCAAGTGGTGGgagatacaaaaataaatgatgaACAAGAAGATCGGGTGGAAGCGACAAAAGACAAG attaatgaCGCTTTCATCATGCTTCCACCACCTTCAGCAGCCGCAATGATCCCATCAGATTCAGAATCCGAAGACGACGATAATTTCATTATTACtcgattttaa